One window of the Acinonyx jubatus isolate Ajub_Pintada_27869175 chromosome A2, VMU_Ajub_asm_v1.0, whole genome shotgun sequence genome contains the following:
- the EVX1 gene encoding homeobox even-skipped homolog protein 1, protein MESRKDMVMFLDAGQLGTLVGKRVSNLSEAVGSPLPEPPEKMVPRGCLSPRAGPPAARERGGAVLEEEPVDGLAGSAPGPGAESRAAGAAVLGPGPPAPSADSLSGQGQPSSSDTESDFYEEIEVSCTPDCATANAEYQHSKGPSSEAPASSPNSGSEAPKSNSSGSSQGTLACSASDQMRRYRTAFTREQIARLEKEFYRENYVSRPRRCELAAALNLPETTIKVWFQNRRMKDKRQRLAMTWPHPADPAFYTYMMSHAAAAGGLPYPFPSHLPLPYYSPVGLGAASAASAAASPFSGPLRPLDTFRVLSQPYPRPELLCAFRHPPLYPGPAHGLGAATGGPCSCLACHSGPANGLAPRAAAASDFTCASTSRSDSFLTFAPSVLSKASSVALDQREEVPLTR, encoded by the exons ATGGAGAGCCGAAAGGACATGGTTATGTTTCTGGATGCGGGTCAGCTTGGTACTCTGGTTGGCAAGAGAGTCTCCAATTTGTCCGAAGCCGTGGGCAGCCCGCTGCCCGAGCCGCCCGAGAAGATGGTGCCCCGTGGTTGCCTGAGCCCGCGGGCCGGTCCTCCGGCCGCCCGGGAGCGCGGCGGGGCAGTCCTGGAGGAGGAGCCGGTCGACGGACTAGCAGGCAGCGCTCCCGGGCCGGGCGCCGAGTCGCGGGCAGCCGGGGCTGCGGTGCTTGGCCCCGGACCTCCGGCCCCCTCCGCCGACAGCCTCTCAGGCCAGGGGCAACCTAGCAGCTCGGACACCGAGTCGGATTTCTATGAAGAAATCGAGGTGAGCTGCACCCCGGACTGCGCCACGGCGAACGCCGAGTACCAGCACAGCAAAG GGCCCAGCTCAGAGGCACCGGCCAGCAGTCCAAACAGCGGCAGCGAGGCCCCCAAGAGCAACAGCAGCGGCAGCTCGCAGGGCACCCTGGCCTGCAGCGCCAGTGACCAGATGCGCCGATACCGAACCGCCTTCACCCGAGAGCAGATTGCCCGGCTGGAGAAGGAATTCTACAGGGAGAACTATGTATCCAGGCCGCGGAGATGCGAGCTGGCCGCCGCCCTAAACCTGCCGGAAACCACCATCAAG gtgtgGTTCCAGAACCGGCGCATGAAGGACAAGCGGCAGCGGCTGGCCATGACGTGGCCGCACCCGGCCGACCCCGCCTTCTACACGTACATGATGAGCCACGCGGCGGCCGCGGGCGGCCTGCCCTACCCCTTCCCGTCgcacctgcccctgccctactaCTCGCCCGTGGGCCTGGGCGCCGCGTCCGCCGCGTCCGCCGCCGCCTCGCCCTTCAGCGGCCCGCTGCGCCCGCTCGACACCTTCCGCGTGCTGTCGCAGCCCTACCCGCGGCCCGAACTGCTGTGCGCCTTCCGCCACCCGCCGCTCTACCCCGGCCCGGCGCACGGACTGGGCGCGGCGACCGGCGGGCCCTGCTCCTGCCTCGCCTGCCACAGCGGCCCCGCCAACGGGCTGgcgccccgcgccgccgccgcttcGGACTTCACCTGTGCCTCCACCTCCCGCTCGGACTCCTTCCTCACCTTCGCGCCCTCCGTGCTCAGCAAGGCCTCCTCCGTCGCGCTGGACCAGAGAGAAGAGGTGCCCCTCACCAGATAA